In one Lycium barbarum isolate Lr01 chromosome 7, ASM1917538v2, whole genome shotgun sequence genomic region, the following are encoded:
- the LOC132602503 gene encoding basic blue protein-like, translated as MADFATKLMCLFLILGLAAPSLATEYVIGGSAGWDLNVDLSLWLNGKIFKVGDVLVFNYDPKLHNLVRVDLVGFTTCLPLNILSIDTSGNTIITLDKPGVFYYISSLFTDCLSGLKIKITVL; from the exons ATGGCAGATTTTGCAACAAAATTGATGTGCTTGTTCCTCATTCTTGGCCTTGCTGCCCCTAGCCTGGCCACTGAATACGTGATTGGCGGCTCAGCTGGTTGGGACCTAAACGTTGATCTTAGTTTGTGGCTTAACGGAAAGATCTTTAAGGTTGGCGACGTTCTTG tttTCAACTACGACCCAAAACTCCACAACTTGGTTCGAGTAGACCTCGTGGGTTTTACTACTTGCCTTCCACTCAATATATTGAGCATTGATACCAGCGGGAATACCATTATCACTCTTGACAAACCTGGAGTTTTCTACTACATTTCTTCTCTTTTCACCGATTGCCTTAGCGGTCTCAAGATCAAAATTACTGTACTTTGA